In Runella sp. SP2, the genomic window AGTATGCTGATAACGGGTAAATTCACCGATGACGTTGGGAAGCCCTGGGAGGAGATTGGTGCTAAAAAGGTCGTAGCTTTTGTAAAACGTACCCGTCAGGGTGTTTTTAGGGTTAATTTTCCAAAATCCTTTCCAAACGCCCTCGCCAAATTTTGCTTTGATGTCTTTGAGTTTATCGGAAGCAATCGGCAACAAAAAATCATTGAACGCCCCGCGTGCCGCCACATAAAACCCAAGCTTGTCTTTGACAACGGGGACGTTGACCATGAGTCGATTTGACACAATGCTAACGCCACCCTTGATTTTGAGACTGTCCAAGGTAGGATTTCGGAGTTTGATGTCGAGTACCGACGCCGCGCGCCCGCCGTACCGACCTGGTACGTTGCCTTTGTACAAATCCAAGGTAGCAACGGCGTCGGGAGGAAACACCGAAAACAACCCAAACATGTGCGTAGGGTTAAAAATGGGCGTATCGTCCAAGAGAATCAAATTTTGGTCGGTGGTTCCGCCCCGAATATTGACTCCGTTGGAGGCTTCTCCCACGCTCGTGACGCCTGGAAGCATTTGAATTCCTCGTAGTAAGTCAACTTCTCCAAAAGCCGATGGAAGTTTTTGGAAGGTCTTGATGTTGATTTGATTCACGCCCAAAATTGGCTGTCGAATGGTTTGATCAAAACCTTTGGTCGTAATGATAACCTCTTCCAGTTGATTTTCGGTTTTATCCAACAGCACGGTTACTTTCAGGCTGCGGGTCATTGGCGGAAAATACTTGGAATAAGGCACGTATCCCACATAACGTATCGCTACGACGTGACTTTGGCGGTCAACGGTCAGGATAAATTCGCCTTTTTCGTCGGTTTTGGTCGCTCCTTTGCTGCGGTTGTGGTCGAGAATAACGGTGGCACCCGCGAGCGGCTGCTTACTAATGGAATCCAACACCGTTCCGCTGATGGTATATATCTGACCCAAAGCGGCAGAGGTGCTCAAAAGCCATCCCAATACTAAGTAAAGTGTGTTTTTCATCGCCAGCCAAGGGGGGGAATAGGTGTGCGGGTAAAACTTGGTTGACAAATGGCCAACGGAATATCAGGACGTTCATTAGACGGATCTTCAAGCACCACGGGGCGGTTGTTGATAAAGCTGAAAAGTCCGTTTGGAAGTCCTCCAGTGGTATTTCGGCGGTCGAGCATTACGCGCACTTCGCTCACCGAAGAGGCCGAAAAATAGCCCAATACCAACTCATTGGCGTCTTTTACATTGCGGATATTTCCCCGCAAAGGCGCAGGGGGCGTATCGGCCAAAGTTCCTGTATTGACGGATTGGTCTTGGAGTAATTTTAGATAACGATAAGTGTTTGGTGACAGGGACATTTGCTGGAGACTTACCAAGCAAGGGTTCGACTGCCGTAGGGGAATTTGGGCGGCTAACCTGTTTTTTTGGGGTTTGCCATTGGTATAAACATCCGATAAAATGTTGATGTCTGAACTGTAAAAAATGTCCCAACAGCGCGATCCGCAGTAATAGTCAAAACGGTCATTGACTTTTAAAGTCAGGTCGCGGTAGCAATCGCCCGTTTCTCCTTGCTCGGTTTCAAACAAATAATAACGCCCTTGGGTGCACGTGGCACAAATGCGCTGAATTTCCCAGTTGACCCACCGCCAGCGGTAAAAATTCTTTTCGTTGGGGTCGTCGTCAAAATCGACATAAATGTCATTGCTCGAAACCTTTTCGCTCGACCCTGCTGCATTGGGAATCCCTGTAAGGTTAAAACCCTCCGATACATTTTTGATGGCTGGAACAGAATACATCGTTTCGATGTCGGTTTCATACACTTTGCCGTTGGCCAACTGAAACCGCAATTGATAGGTATTCCCTGCTTTTGCTCGGAAACCATCGGGACAATAGTAGTAACCCGCCAGTCGTTCTTCTAGCTGAATTTCATCTTTCTGGTTGATAATCAACTTCACAAGGGCTTTCTGCTCAGGGAAATACGACTGCCGCGCTGGGTAAATTTTGGACGTAAAATCGGAGCTTTTAAACGAAGCATCTTTGGGAGTACTAAAAATGGAGACGTACTGAGGCTCGTTTAAATCGGTCAGTGTCCCATCTACCAGTAAGTATTCTTTAGAAGTATAAATATCTGCACTGAAATCGTCCACGCAGCCGATGAGATAGACCAAGCTACACAAGACTCCCATCGCTATTAATAACCGTTGGCGTATCATAGAATCATCATTTTTTTGGTGGTCACTTCCCCTTTTGTATTTCTAAGTAGCACGGTAAAAATGCCCTTTTGAGGAGCTCTGGGGAGGCTATGGTGGGTTTGTTGGTATTGGGTCAGGTTGCCGAGGGAGTGTTTGTAAATCAGGGTTCCTAGTATATCAATCACCTCAATGGTATAATCGTCGGTTGTGGGGGCGATGATTTGCAAGTTTACTGCACCTAAGTCCCGTGCTGGGTTGGGATAAACTATGAGGGCGTCCTGTGCTGGCGGCACAACGTTGGTGAGAACCCCCAAATCGTTACGAATGATTTGGAGCGTGGCGGTCTTATTACAATCCCAATCGAAGGGAATACTTAATTGGAAATTGGCCAAATCATAATAGGCGGTTTTGGCTTTTAGAGGTGAATCTGCTACAAAGCTAATGGGAATCGTTTGCCCATCAAGCAGTACTGCCTTGGGAATGTTCGTTACATTTTTTATTTCCAACAAAATATAACGACTCCCGAGCCCTTGGGCGTAGGTACGTGAGCGGGTAAGCGTTACACCGATGGTATCCGTTTTGGATTTTCCCACCAGTTTGAGGAGCTCGTAATTCTGGTTTGTAAGCACGTTTGGATCTGTGCCTTTGTCGTGGAAAATAGTAAAATCGGAGCTTGGTACCGACACATCTTGAAAAAACTTGATGACTAAACTATCCGAAACGTAAGCATCGGTCGAAGACTTGGCGCTGATGGCCATGGGTACAAAACCGCCCGCAGGTACATACACGGGGATATTTTCGAGGGCTACATTTTCAAAAATATTACCTCCACCTTGATAAGATTTTTTTGACCAAAAATCAAACCATTTTCCATTGGGCAATTGGACTTTCCGCACGAGTAACCCGTGAATCATAACGGGAGCTATGAGTAGGTTTTTTCCAAAAAAGAACTGGTCGTCGATGTTTGCTAGGCGATTGGATGGCTCAAAGTAATCCATCGAAAGGCATAGAGGTCGCCCTGTTGTGGAGTTTTGGTAGGCAAGGCTATAAATATACGGAAGTAGCTGATAACGAAGCTTTATCGCCGCGCGGGTGTTGTTGTAAAAAGGCTGTGACAGAATATACGGCTCGGTAACGTTTCGCTCACCATTGACGCGCATAATGGGGGAAAAAGCCCCAAATTGGGTCCAACGCATGTCCATTTCTTCGTCTTTTGGGGCTTTATCGGAAGGCGTCACGTATCCTCCGATGTCGGAGTGCATATATGC contains:
- a CDS encoding DUF4249 domain-containing protein gives rise to the protein MIRQRLLIAMGVLCSLVYLIGCVDDFSADIYTSKEYLLVDGTLTDLNEPQYVSIFSTPKDASFKSSDFTSKIYPARQSYFPEQKALVKLIINQKDEIQLEERLAGYYYCPDGFRAKAGNTYQLRFQLANGKVYETDIETMYSVPAIKNVSEGFNLTGIPNAAGSSEKVSSNDIYVDFDDDPNEKNFYRWRWVNWEIQRICATCTQGRYYLFETEQGETGDCYRDLTLKVNDRFDYYCGSRCWDIFYSSDINILSDVYTNGKPQKNRLAAQIPLRQSNPCLVSLQQMSLSPNTYRYLKLLQDQSVNTGTLADTPPAPLRGNIRNVKDANELVLGYFSASSVSEVRVMLDRRNTTGGLPNGLFSFINNRPVVLEDPSNERPDIPLAICQPSFTRTPIPPLGWR